cttcgaaacgtcgggagaaaattattatataaaaaaccactATGAGATCcgtaaaaacagttttatttcaatgtaatatcCCATTTTGTTTACATAGGACTAAGCCATTTACGCTGTTTGAACAATAAACAAGGCTAAACACCTTTATGAGCAGAACATTATCGCAAAATACATCCACTTAAATTGAAACACTTAATTTAAACCATATTACTGAAAGAACACGTCACTCTtttcaacaaaaacaaactttaatcattattttcacACAAATGACATAAACATTGCTTTATGTACAAGGTAAAGAAACTTATTAGGatattttcttacaaatatcGGAATAAAATCAATCCAAACATATAATCCTTTCtagtgtttacgcgaatgttagatgttgaaataaaactttgaaaattTTTCGCAACTTGACGTTTTTACGTTACTTTACTTCTGGCGTTTCCGAGGCTTCACAGTCTTTATAATCACGGGTCTTCCACACGTCAGCAGtgaaattaaacacaaaaaccgCGAATGTCTATCTTAAATAGCTTTATTGCaatgtgaattaattttattaaaatttacgcaAGCACCGcacctttatccccgaatgggttAGCAGAGGCACAAGCAGGGAAACCACTTATAAtctatgtgttccgtcccatgatgtgataggggacaagcctattgccatatcgggcacagattCTAGATTCCTGGCTGATATTCagaataaaaacccaatatcactgctataaattgggattcgaactcagaacCAGCGGTCCCATACACAATACAACTTCGCCGCCTAGGcagtactaaataaaattttacttatccttattaatgaatattattagtaGCTACAAAGCCACatttaacttaaaaactattaataatggatatttcggccttttaaaatttaatatgacgaaattttaaaggcagaaatatccatgattattaattatttttacatttttcttcaactgcgagaactaatcactaactagacgtgaatttaaattctttacttgccaatacttgtttagttacccagattaaagccgaaacaaaatgtatgaaaatggaccttgagctaccaccttaaatactTTTGGTCCACTAATTTCATCTCTATCTCTTCTGTTAAACAGTCCTTTCACATCACAGAAGTAGCACCGTCGATGGACATTTGCGCCCCGGTCAAATTCGGACACGTGTCGCTCGCTACAAACACGACCATCTTTGCCACCTCCTCGGGTTCGATGACCTTCATCTCATTCGACAGCCGCTCGTATGCCCCTCTCCTGTCCTCTTCACTCATCGCCAGATTTGACAATATGTTAGTCCTGGTCAAGCCAGGTTGAACTGAATTGACCCTAATACCTTCAGTGGCCAGTTCTATTGCCGCGTTCTTCGTGAACTTCTCCAGGCCGGCTTTGGCGATAGAATAGCCAAGGAAACCATGCCTTACTCTAGTGTATTTGGTTGCGGTCAGGTTGACAACGTTCCCTTTGCTCTGCTTCAAGTACGGAACAGCCAAATGCGTGAGCTGGTACGGTACCCGAAGATTGATATCTATCATCTCATCTAAAGCGTTTATGTTGTCGTCGAACAGCGAGCCGATGGTGACCTTACCAGCGCAGTTGACCAGCACGTTGATCTTCTGGAAGGCGACCACAGTCCTCGCCACCACGGCGTCGCAGCTGCCTTTCTGCGTTAAATCTAGCACTAAGCTCAAAGGCTGGTTTCCTTTCGCTGCGTGGCATTTTTTAGCAACTTCTTTGAGCCTCTGTTCGTTTCTGCCCACTAGGGTCAGTTTGGCGCCGCACTTCGCGAAGAGTATGGCGGATGCTGCACCGATACCCGAACTGGCGCCAGTGACGATGACTACTTTGCCGGTGAAGTCCATGACGTGCGACGCTCGCGTCGGCCGGCGACTCACTAAGTCCTGGCTTGTTGATAAGGTGATAAGAGTAGCGAGTGTTGATAACAGTATCATAATATGTGTGTGgcagtataatatatgtaaatattatttatgtgtgcGTGTGTTCGAATCGTGTTCATTTGAGAAGTCAGATGTACAATGAATGGGTAGGTAGACATGGCTATAACAACAGTAAGAATAATAACCTCTCTTCTCCGTATATCTAATATGGATTGTCTTAATGATCTCGTTGAAGGTTGGTAAGATACCAGAAGCTGGCCTAGCTCCTATAATaacgaaaaatacttttaacgtGCGTTTGATCCCAGGATTTGATAGGCGTATCTATCGACATTTCGGGCAAGAAGTTCCAAACTCTAAACTAATACTGAACAGAAGAATCCAATATCACtatgcccaacccgggattcgaacctaggatcTTTAAGCAGTACCGCGCGCAACACAACTACACCACAGAGGCAATCTCGTAACTCCACTGAGAAAAACACTCATCCCCAAACGACCGTCATTCGGCGTAAAACAGTAATTATTGGCTCGAGTTAAAAGCGCGAGCGACGTAAGCGTTAATGCGTAATGACAGTGTGACGGTGTGGGAGGGTACATGGAAGGAACGAGGGGGGGTAGAGGGAGGGATTGTTATCTGTTTCCCTCCATTAGTCGAATTGAGCTCAGGCGTTTTGTTCCGGGCGGTTGTATGGACGGCGCGGCGTCGTATTGTGCGCGAATATGTGGCACGAGTCATGAGATGTAGCGATTTGGTAAATAAAAACGTTGTAAGTGCATTCTGCAATAGaataattaaagtaatgtattttaaaccatttaGATTCCCTACAATTGATCTATATACATCCTGTAATTTACTATCCGTTAggaaactatatattttatttgccatATTAAAATTGCATAAAGTTACGAGCTTTGATCCTTCTCCTTTAAGCCGTAGAAGGAATTATTATGTAGTGCCCCAACCTGTATGTAGGACTGTATTTGCTAGCCGTCAATTTATTAATCTTTCAGCACGtttgtataatgaaataaacaaggttttaaatatatatcccCTTGaactttataaatgtaaaaaaactttaacaaaTTGGTTAAAAGCTATGTATGACACATGATGAAGCCGAATCACTAATTTCCAAATAtgctgtatataatataataacaatgaatatGAAAGTTGCATTTGGTTGGACCGAAGTCTGGAACTTTAGGTTTGTTTGGGTTGTTTTGCCCTATTTTCTatagtattatatgtatatatatatatatatatatatatatagatatataaacacaggcacacacacacgcacactctcatacacacacatatacatacacacacatacacattcatacaaacatataactttgaataatattattgtaggaGTGCACTTttcagtcaacataattattaatgtaaatcgCAGATATGTGAGAGCGGGATCTCCTGACACAGGCATTTTTTATGCCTACTAGGAGGCCCCAATCTTTTCCTCATGTGTTTATTATATgttgaacgaaataaatatttttcatttcattttttcattttcattttcaataattCAAAATCATTGGGGTAAAATGACTCCACTGTTGAATGATACTGGAAATATGTATATGCAGTATTGCGCCTCTTTGTAACACTTTGGAAATATGCGCGTGAGTCaatgtataagtatttttttaccaaataataatactttaaaacgAAACGTTAAATTAAGTAACCTATTTTAATCAGttgaaaacaaacatttccCTTACGTCAAAAACGCAATTAAGACGCTTTTGTTGTTGCAGATTTTCTTGCACCACTGTTTACACCGTTTAAGAAATCAACCAACCCGCCATCACTCCACACTTGGGCCACACAAATGGGAAACAAATGAAAAACCAACGACACATTATCAACAATGTGTGTTCCCGCTATACATTTCGATCGTTTAATTGGCCAGAGACTGCGCCGCCATATTGGTTCGCGTGAGTCGCATTTCGGgacctgtgtatatacggtttggaacaggccggcataattggtttgttggttgtaggatatattctacatccgcccggatagcgacagtacagaatgtgttaaaacccgccatagtggcgcacgtaagcgtgtcgcgttccgggatcagcctgtgtatatacggttccaacaggccggcataatcgtacTGATTggcgtggggtaatcatctctcgtcagtcgacattctattggaccccactccacttactatcagtcattaacatatattctatagacacgaacgttcatataaactatttgttcaaaatctgaactaaaatggcaaccaaaacgtcactgttataacctatttattcacttgaacacaaacaattttacttatttggctaatatttttattcacatccaggtttgcacttagactcgcgtttttatatcgtgagcgccactccgtacacagccacaagcataaatattgacaccatactaaaatcagtttggatggattacagttcaattcaaataaacacagtaaatgttcggaacgccaaatctagtacgtagtgcatagcagtgggatcactttataaaaaaaatccgctAGACCCTATACCGCCCAAGATACCAGCACCCATTGGGAGACGTTATCGTTCTCTTTGAGAAACACTGGTCTACAGTATTGTTCTACCATTTCATCTACCCCTGTCCTAATTGAGCAATTCCCTTCCAATAGACGCGGAAGTAGGTAAAACGTTTAAGAAAACGAAAGGGTAAACTCGCCCTATATTTTACGGGTGAATGGCGATCCAACCTGCTCATTTCCACTTAACAtgcaaattaaacaaattgataattttcaAATAGTCGGTGAATCGAGTCCGTCGGAAAACGAAAACTGTATTGAATGTTTTAGCATTTATTAAAGTAACGGAAGCTTGCAACGTTTCTTTGGGAGGGAAGGGGGAGGCTTGGTATCTATTTATAAAGCTTAAAgcttaatatttacttacttattactGTTACAAATTGTTTCGCAACTGTAATAGTTAAAGGAGGTGAACTTacctgaaacaataaaaaaataacattaagacATAGTAAATCcacaca
Above is a window of Manduca sexta isolate Smith_Timp_Sample1 chromosome 2, JHU_Msex_v1.0, whole genome shotgun sequence DNA encoding:
- the LOC119188958 gene encoding uncharacterized oxidoreductase SERP2049-like, which gives rise to MDFTGKVVIVTGASSGIGAASAILFAKCGAKLTLVGRNEQRLKEVAKKCHAAKGNQPLSLVLDLTQKGSCDAVVARTVVAFQKINVLVNCAGKVTIGSLFDDNINALDEMIDINLRVPYQLTHLAVPYLKQSKGNVVNLTATKYTRVRHGFLGYSIAKAGLEKFTKNAAIELATEGIRVNSVQPGLTRTNILSNLAMSEEDRRGAYERLSNEMKVIEPEEVAKMVVFVASDTCPNLTGAQMSIDGATSVM